In Haliscomenobacter hydrossis DSM 1100, the DNA window TTTTTGCGCCAGAATTTCGACTTCAAAAGGCGTCAACTCGCGTTGGTACACCATGATGTCGTCCACCTGTCCACCTTTGAAACCCAAACCACGCCACCAGGCACCAATCTGTAAGCCCAATTCGGGATTTGAATTGAAAATAATGTCTTTGTACAATTGGTCCATGGTGGTTTCCATGGCCAAGGCTTGGCCATCTTGGTACAGCTTGAAACCTTCGGCACGCGAGGAGCCATCGTAGGTCAGGGTCAATTGAATCCAGCGGTCGCGGGGCACCGGCTGTTGGCTAACCCTACTGATCGCATTGGAAGGAGCCGTATGGGCCATGTTGATTTCCAGTCGATCGTTTTTCAAGTAAAGGTGATAACCCCGAAAATTGTAGAGGCGCTCGGCGCTGCTTTTGTGAAAAATGACGCCTTCCTTGAGCCCTTTCGGAATGTTGACTTTGATGCCGATGCTAAAAGGTTCCGACTTGCGGAAAACGCCCACTTCATTCAGGTCGAGGTACACGTCGCCTTCCATCTTCAGGGCCTTGCCGGAATTGGTGGCTACAAAATCGGGTTTGTCGCCGGTCATGCCCGTTTCCCGTTTCATGATCCCGATCTGTTTGGGATTGACGCTGTTTTTTAAATCGCCGTCCTCAAAGGTGTAATGGGCTTGCAGGCCATTTTGCGGAATTTTTGCTTTGGCCAAAGTTTGATACGCCCCGGATTGCAGCCATTGTTTAAAGTCTGGCTCGCTCTGGGCCTGGAGTTGGGTAATTTTTTGCTCCTGCTCGGCAATGGTTTTTTGGATAAAGCGGATAATTTTTTCCTGTTTTTCCGTAGGCAGCATCAGCGTTGGCGTAGGCGGTGCGCTATTCCAGGAGATCTGCCCAGCTTCTTTCACGTTGTTGAAAAAAGAAAAAATCTCGTAATAATTCTGCTGCGACAGGGGGTCGTACTTGTGGTCGTGGCATTTGGCGCAGCCCAGGGAAAGGCCCATAAAGGCTTCGCCAAAAGTATTGGTGCGGTCTACGACGTATTCGGTTTGAAACTCTTCTTCGATGATGCCGCCCTCCATGTTTTGGGGATGATTGCGGTTGAACGCGGTGGCAATGATCATGTCTTTGCTGGGCTTGGGCATCATGTCTCCGGCCAGCTGCCATTGGATGAACTGGTCGTATTTCTGATTGGCATTGAACGCTTGGATGACCCAATCGCGGTAGGGCGACATGTCGCGCAGGCGGTCAACGGTGTAGCCATGGGAATCGGCAAAACGTGCGAGGTCCAGCCAATCCACGGCCATTTTTTCGCCGTAATGGGGGGAATTGAGCAGTCGATCCACTTGTTTTTCGTAAGCCTTGGGCGATTTATCCTGGAGAAAAGCGTCGATTTCAGTGAGGGTGGGGGGTAAACCCGTGAGGTCAAGAGAGAGGCGACGCAGCAGGATTTCTTTGGAGGCCTCGGGGGAAGGCGCCAGCTTTTCTTCCTCCAGTTTTTGTACGATAAAATTGTCGATGGGATTTTTGACCCAACCTGCTTTTTTGACCTTGGGCACCTCCGTTTTTTTGGGCGCTACAAACGCCCAGTGTGGCTGGTACTCTGCTCCATCTTTGATCCATTTGATCAGGATGGCTTTTTCCCGATTGCTCAAACTGAGGTGCGATGCGGGGGAGGGCATCAAGTATTCTGGATCGGTAGAAATGATGCGGTGGAAAACTTCGCTGCGGCGCAAACTGCCCTTAGCAATGGCCACTTTGCCAGGGTTTTCTTCCAGCCGGGCGTAGGCTGCCTCGGCGATGTCGAGGCGCAGTCCGGCTTTTTGTTTGGCCTTATCCGGGCCGTGGCAGGCAAAACATTTGTCGGACAAAATGGGCTTGACGTGCAGGTTGTAATCCAGCTCGCTGGGTAGCGTTTTGAGTTCTGCCGCCAAATCTGGTGGCAATTCGGTAGAGCAGGCGTAGCACAAAAATAGACTCGCGGCGAGGAGCAGGGTGTATTTTGACATTCTTCCTTGCATTTGATGCATGTGGGATGCAATCTAAAAAAATGCCGGGAATTTTCGGAGGGAATAATGCTTCTTGAGGGAATTTCGCTTGATCTACGCGGCCTTGAATAGCACCGGTCGTCCGCAGGGCCGATCAGTTCGAAGAAAAACCGAAAAAACCATATCTAATAACATCGTACAAGCTTTCATGTAGCACAAAACCAGTCGCGTAGCGACGAGCCATTTTGTAGCGGCGGGTTTCAACCCGCCGATGAAAGGTTCAAGGTTTTCAATGGAGTGCCGTAGGTACGGCTCATGTTGACCTTGATTCGTCGTACCTACTCCATTGACGGGGGTATGTCATTGACGGCGGGTTGAAACCCGCCGCTACAAATGGATCATCGCTACGCGATTTTTCGACTTAACTTAACTCATGACGAGAAATGATCGGCCCTGCGGACGACCGGGGCTATTCGAAATTCAATCGCTCCGCGATTAGGGTTTACCCCGAATTTGACTTTTCAAAAATTCGGAATGACTCATGTTTACAAGGCAACATAACACAAAGCCAAGATATACACAATAGACTTGTGGCGATTTGATTATCAAGCAATTGATGATTTTTTTTTGAGTGACGAGTTCAGAGTACATGACTTACGAGTTTTGAAGTGCTACCGCAGCGACTCATACACTTCCTTGTTCAAAGCCGCTGCGGCAGCTCACTTCAAAACTCAAAACTCATGTACTCTGAACTCGTCACTCGAAAGAGCCTTATGCCAAAATCATTAGGCATTACTTTAATTACCTGATAATCAACTCGCCTCAAGTCTAATATATAACAGGATCAATAAGGTTTTTTCATCAAGCTAAAAATTACCACCTCACTCCTCATGCAAAGCTGTAGCCGGCTGTATCCGTGAAGCCTGCATACTCGGGTACAATGCGCACAACGTCACCAACAGGTAAACGGTCAACACGGACAACAAAATCCCGATGATGTACACACTCGAATCCAGGTCAAACACATTGAGAATCGGGAACTGAATGGCCAGGATGACGCCCACCACTACCCCTAGCGTGGCGATCACCCACATTTCGCCCACAAAATGCGTGGTGATGGCTTTTCCAGTGGCACCCAAGGCTCGACGCAGACCAATTTCGTCTTTGCGTTTGGCAATGTTGAGGGTGAGTACGCCGAATAAACCCAGGGCTACATTGAGCAAAAAGAAGCCACAAACGATGCTGAAGATGAGCGAAGGAATGGCAGTTTGTTGGTTCATGGATTTGCGCAGGTTGGAGAGGTACGAGACCTCCATGGTCCATTCGCTTTGCATGCCGCCAATTTGGCGCATCAACTTGGCTTCAAAGTTCGCATCCGTACCGGGTTTCACTTTGATGAGGATGGTACCCATCACTTCTTTTTCCATGTTGAAAAAAGCGGGCGTATTGGCCTGGTATTCCCCGCGCTGTTTGAAGTTTTCCACGATACCGACAATTTTCCAGCGCTCGTCACCTTCCAGTTTGATCACTTTGCCCAGCGGGTTTTCATTGCCGAAAAGTTTGTCTTTAGCCAACCGATTGATGACTGCCGGAGTGTATTTTGCCCCTAAATCGCTGGCATTGTACCAGCGTCCTTCAGCCACTTCAATGCCCAGGGTGTTGGCGTAGCGCTCATCCGTATTGTAGATGTCCCCTTGGATGGTTACTTTGTCGTAGACCACATTTCGATTGGACTGGTTGTTGGCAAAAGGGGTGTTGCCGCGGGTTTTACTAGCACTTTGTACTTCAGGGTAAGCGAGCACACGCTGGAAAATGCGTTCAAATTTTTCAGCTAAGCCGCTGGTATCCTGGTTCGTGGAGATATTTAAAGCCCAAACGTTATCGTAGTTGAATCCCAGGGGTTTGGAATAGTTCTGGTAATTGTAGGTCAGCAGGCTCATTACGCCAAAGAGGACCAGAAACGCGACCAGGATTTCTACGATAAGTAGGGCATTGCTGCGTTTTTTATTCCAGATGAGTTTGAAAAAATGCTGTATCATGAGGATAATGTGTTTGCGGTCAGCGGTCAGCTATCAGCCATCAGCTTTCAGCCTGGTAGATAACCTAGCTGAAAGCTGATGGCTGATAGCTCATAGCTGACCGCTATGAGCTAACTATTTTTTAAGGCTTCAGCGGGTTTCAATTTGGACATGCGCCAGGCGGGATATACGCCGGACATCAGCCCAAATATCAAAGCCAATAAAATTCCCAACCCAAATACCGTAAAGTTGATGGTCAAATCGGAACTGGGAATCAACGCACTGCGGTTGAAAACCATCAGAATGATTTGGGCAAAAATGAGCGCAATCCCTGCCCCAATCAAGGTGACAAATACGTTTTCGACCACAAATTGCCAAAGCACGGTTTTAGAGGGTGCCCCAAAAGCCTTGCGTACACTGATTTCGGAGGAGCGCTCGATGATGCGGCTGATGTTGAGGTTGACCAGATTGATGGCGGGTAAGGCCATGAACAACACCATAAAAAGAGCGACCACCATAAAAAAGACTTCATTCTGATCGTTGCCGAAAATCTGGTTGGTAAAATTGTTTAGATAAGTTAACGCACGAGACTCCAGGTGATACACCTTCATTCCATTTTCCATAAAGGGTTTGGGCATGCGATTTACAATTTGCTCAAATTCTTTGGTAATGACGGGCATATCCGCCTTGTTTTTGGGAATGATAATGGCCATATAACTGCCATTTACACCAGGACTTTCGTATTCACTTTTGGGGCTATTGAAGGGTAAAAACACGTCGGCATAGCTGACGGGCCGGGTAATTGGACTGGCTGCTACCACGCCCATTACCCGGTATTTTAACCCGTTCACCAACATGGTTTTGCCTACAACAGACTGGCCTTTCCCAAAGTAGTCATCGCGTATTTTATCGGTAATCACGGCTACAAGGTCTCCATTTTTAAAGTTGGATTCATTGAACGCTTTTCCTTCCAAAAAGGTAAAATCGGTTACTTCCCAAAAACCACCATCGGCATATTTTATCGACAACTTGATTCTTTTACCATCTACATAGGTATTGGCTCCTTTAAACATTGAAAAGATACCATAGGTGTTGGGCGTGCGCAGTGCGCTGAGGTTCTTTTCCAAAAACCGATAGGTGGCGGGGCCCGTCATACTAGACTGGCGACTGGAATCCTGCATGCGGGTCATCTGCACATAAAGGCTTTGATCGCGGTGGTTTTCGGGGTAATGGCTTCCAAACAAGTGATCCAGAAAGGCACTAAGCACCAGCAGGATCATCAGCGTAAAACTGATGCCAAACAGGGAAATAAAGGTGTAAAAAGGGTTGCGAAGGAGCACCTTCCAGGCGATTTTTATATAGTTGAGCAGCATAAGTAAGGGTTTGATGGTTCGAGGGTTCGGGAGTTCGGGAGTTCGAGGGTTAACCCCCGAACTCCCGAACCCCTGAACCCTCGAACCCTATTAAGATACTTGGCGTCCGTCAAAAAGGCGGATCAATCGATTCGTGTGTTTGGCCATGTTTTCATCGTGGGTCACCATCACAATGGTGGTGCCCTCCTTGTTCAGTTGCAGCAAAATGTTGAGGATTTCGTTGCCCATGTTGCTGTCGAGGTTACCCGTAGGCTCATCGGCGAGGATGATCGAAGGGCGGCCTACAATGGCACGGGCAATGGCTACGCGCTGCTTTTGTCCGCCGGAAAGTTGGTTGGGGAAGTGCTTCATGCGGTTGCTGAGTCCCACTTTTTCCAGGGCTTCTTTGGCCAATTCGCGACGGTTGCTGCCGCTGCCGGGGCGGTAGAGCAAGGGAATCTCCACATTATCAAGCACCGATAGGTCATTGATCAGGTGGAAACTCTGGAAAATAAAACCGATCTCCAGGTTGCGGATGCGCGCCAGCTCTTTGTCTTTATAGCCTTTTAACTCGCGTTGATTGATTTCCACTGCTCCCTTGGATGGCTCGTCCAAAAGCCCAATGATGTTGAGCAGGGTACTTTTGCCACAACCGGAGGGCCCCATGATCGATACAAACTCTCCTGGTTGGATGTCGACATTAATGTTGTCCAGTGCGAGGGTTTCGATGGAACTGGTGCGGTAAACTTTTTCGATGCCGGATAACTTGATCATAAATTAAAGGTTTGGGGGTTCGAAGGTTCGGGGGTTCGAGGGTTCAAGCAGGCACCTCGACTACGCTCGGTGACCGCTTGAACCTTCGAACCCCCAAACCCTCGAATCCTACTGTATTTTTCGGTTTTGTTCAAAATCATACAAAGTCAACAAGCGCAGCGTGTAATACGCCCGCCAATAATCGCGCAGGGCCAGAATGTAGTCGCGTTTGGCGCGGTCTTTCTCCTGGATGGCGATGCTGAGATCGGTGATGCTGAGGTCGCTCAACAAGAAGCGATCTTGCGCAATCTGAAAACGTTGAGCGGCGATTTCGTCCGCCCGGGCAGTCAGGTTCACCTGTTGTTGGAGCATGCCCATGAGGGTGACTTGGGTATACACCTCTTGTTCAAAACTCATTTTATCCTGCTCCACGGTTTGCTGAGCCAGTTGCAAGTTGGCTTTAGCGGTAGCAGTACGGGACTTGCTGCGCCCCCAATCCATAATTGGAATGGAAAACTCCAGTTGAATGAACTCCCGATCCTGAGGTTTTTGATAAATGTCGAGCGGTTGGTTGCCTCGGTTGCTCAACCCAAAAGCTGCCGTCAAGGTCGCGTTAAAACCATTGTTGCTTTTGGCCCTTTCCAGATCGCGCGAGGCTTCCAACAAACGGCGTTTGAAGGCAATGGCGTCAGCGCGGTTGCTGAGGGCTTCTTGTCGGGCTTTGGCCGCATCAACCGGAAAAGCGGGGCCGGGTAAAGGAATAGCCAGATCCAATTTCTCTTCGCCGCGGTATGACAAATGGGTTTTGAGTTGCAATTGCGCCACTTCGGCACCTTGTCTGGCACTGGCCAGGTCTTTTTGGGCATTGAGTACCCCCAACTGCAATTGCAAAAGATCGTTTTGGGAGATTTTCCCCAAGGCCAGTTTTTGGGTAGCAATTTTGTACAAGGTATCGCTGCTGACGAGGTTGGTTTCGGCAATGTTCAGGTTGACCTGGGCAATGAGCAGGTTGAAGTAATACACCGTGGCATCCAGGGCAACTTGTTCCAGGCTTTCGAGGTACTGCTGCTGGCTTTCATTGTACTGGAGGGGTTCGGTTTGTTTGTCCCATTTCCAGAGATTGAATTGAGAAAGGGGCTGACTGATCCCGATTGCCATGGGAATGCCATTGTACAAGGTGCTGTTTTGGATAAAATTGTCGAAACGCTGGAGTTGTTTTTGGGCAAAAACCGTTCCTCCCGTGCGGGTGATCCGTTGGCTCAAAGCTAAGTTTAGAGAAGAGTTGTTGAAAGAAACGGGCAAAAAAGCAATGTTGCCATCGGGCTGCGTCACTTCAACAAAAGAACGGGTAAAGCTGGGCAAGGTGCCACTCAGGCTCAGTTGCGGCTTAAAATCGGAGGTAAAACTCCGCCAGCGCCAGTAAGCGGTTTCTTTTTGGGTGGCCGCTTGTTTGGCCCAGATCGACTGGCCGCGGGCCATTTCTACCGCTGCATCCAGGCGCAGGGCACGTGCAGGTGCCTGCGCCACGGATGAGCGATAGGCCATGAGCCAAAAAATAAGGAATAACAGTCGGGTGATGAATGGGCGCATGGGATTAGGGCTTCAAGGTGATTTCGCGGAGGTGTTCAAAACGGCTCAGATCTGTGACTATGACTTTTTCGCCGGGGCGGATGCCATTTTTGATTTCGACATAATCGAAATTAGAAAGCCCAACTTCGATTTCACGGCGGCGGGCCAGGCCATTTTCGAGTACAAAGATGTTCTGACGCTTTTTGCCGTTAAAAGCTGGGCCATTGGCTACCCTTACCGATTGTTTGGCGCGACTGGTGACTACAAAAATTTCGACTTTCATATTGGGGCGCAAGGCCGCGTTTTGGGCGTCGTCAAGTTGTACCGAAAACTGTACCACGTCGTTTTCTACCGAGGGTTTGATCTGGGTGATCATGCCGCGCAAGTCGGTTTCGTTGATGCGCACGATGACGGGCAGGCCGATTTGCACTTGCTCGGCATAGGTATCGGAGGCCGAGCCTTCGATGCGGAAACTTTGCAAATCAGCAATTTTGGCCAACATTTCGCCTTCGTTTACCGTAGTGCCTACTTTGTCGTTGACCCAGGTGAGTACCCCTGGGCGATCGGCTACGAGATCGGCCATTTTGAGTTTGTGTTGCAGTTCCTTGAGGCCATTTTCCTCAATGCGCACTTGCAACTCCGACTCACGGATGTTGGTATTTTTGGATTGGCGGTTGTAACGCACCTGGTTTTCGAGTTTGTCTTTTTCGAGTTCAGAAATTTTGAGGGCGTTTTCGGCCCGACTGATGTCTTCCTGGGTGCGGCCACCAATTTTGTGCAAACGGCGGGTATCTTCCAATTCGGTTTTTTGGCGATTGATGCTGAGGCCTTTGATCTGATTGTCGAGATCGGCGTCGAGGGATTCTTTTTCGAGTTGGAACTTCAATTTTTCCACGCTGTTGCGTTTGAGTTCCAGTTGGTCTTTTAGTTTATCCAGTTCAATGAGGGATAATGATTTGTCCAAAATCAGGATTTGCTGCCCGGGCCGCACCGCTGCGCCAGGGCTGAGCAGCACTTGTTTGACACTGGCGCGGATGGGACTGGTCAGCACCTGCTCAAATGCAGGGATGACTTCGCCGCTGGCGGTAAGGGTGTTTTCTACGTTGCCCGTTTCGGCCACGGCCACGCGGACTTCCGATTGGCGTACTTGGGTGCGCAGCACTTTGTTGAGCAGGTAGTAACTGGCTCCCAAAGCCAGGAGTACCACTAGAGCGACTCCCCAGCCTTTGAAGCGTTGTTTGCGGATGATTTCAGGTGCGAGTTCGCGATCCATTTTTTAGCTCTTTTGTAGGAAGAAGAGCCAAAAGCTGTGCCAAAAATTAGTGGTTGATTTTCAAGTTATTGTGATTTTTATTTGAAGAAAAAAGGTGCGATTTCGCACAAGGGGGTGTGGGAATGCACTTGGTGCTTGATAAGTTGTGTTTGAAATTTCGAGAAATAGACTACTGCTTGATTTGACCGGGAAATGTAGTTATCTTTGATAATCAAAACATGAATAACAATGGTTGAAAGCGAAAAAATATACCAATCCATTTTGCTTAGACTCAGTAGTATCCCTGTAGACTATTTGGAGCAGGTTGATAACTATTTGCAGCGCTTTTCACAGAATATTGAGAAAAAAAAACAGAACCAAGTCGAGATTATGTCCTTAGCAGGAAGTTGGAGTGATATGTCGGACGAAGATTTTGGGGAGTTTTTAGAAGTTGCAAAAAGTACTGGGAAGGAACTTTTCATCGAAGATATCGAGCTATGAAGCAAGCGATTATAGATACAGATACGCTTTCATTCTTCTTTAGAAATAAACCAGAAGTAGTTGGAAAAATTAATGAATACTTAGAATTTCACGGAGTGATCAACCTGAGCATTGTCACATACTACGAAGTATTAAATGGTTTGCTCTTTAAAGATGCCCAAAAGCAATTCGAGCGATTTGAAAGATTTGTAGAACTTAACCAGATTATTGCATTGAATGTCGAAGTGGCAAAGAAAGCAGCGGAAATCTATGCTGATTTGCGTAAAAAAGGTCAAGTTATTGGCCACAATGACGTATTAATTGCGGCTACTGCAATTGTGTACGACTTGGTTTTGGTAACCAATAATACGAATCATTTTAGCCGTATTCCAGCGTTGATTCTAGATAATTGGGTGCAACAATAACAAAGCTCTTAACTCAACCAACCCACATGCACCAACTCCTCAAAAAACTCAACTACAAGGATCAATCTCCTATCCTCCTGCTCAACCTCCCGCCAGAGCTGGCAGCGTTCGAAAAATACGTGCAAACGGTCACCAAAGTTGTCCATAACCTGGACGAAGTAGAAAAGCCGCAGTTCGCCTTGTTTTTCGTGACTCAATTGCAGGAAATCGAGCACATCGCCCAAGCCCTACAGGGCCGTTTGGAGGGTGATACCATCCTTTGGTTCGTTTACCCCAAAGGCACGTCCAAACGTTACAAATGCAATTTCAATCGCGATACGGGTTGGGCCTCCTTGGGTAGTCTGGGTCTGGAAGGCGTACGCATGGTGGCGGTCAACGAAGATTGGAGCGCGCTGCGGATGCGCAGGGTGGAGTACATCAAAGTCTTGACCCGCAAGTTTGGGACACTTTCAGAAGAAGGAAAAGTGAAAAGTGAAAAGTGAAAAGTGAAAAGTGAAAAGTGAAAAGTGAAAAGTGAAAAGTGAAAAGTGAAAAGTGAAAAGTACTATTCGCTTTTCACTTTTCACTTTTCGCTTATTTATCTAGTCCAGGTGAACGCTTCAAAAACTCGTTGTACAACTGGATGTGGCGGCTATCAAGTGGCACTTGCCAACCATCGATAAACAGGTATTTGATTTGGCTTCTGGTTTCCAGGGCATCGCCAGTTGAGGCAAAGAGGGTGGCATTTTTGCCCACTTCCAAAGAACCCAACTTGTCGGCAACACCAAAAATTTCCGCGGGAATGATGGTGATGGCTCTGAGCGCCTGCTCTTTCCCCAAACCATACGCTGCGGCAAATCCGGCGTGAAACGGCAGGTTGCGCACGTTTTCAGTGTCACCAGTGCGAAGGGCCACTTTTACCCCTGCTTTGTGCATCAGTCCAGCATTGGCGTAGGCCTTGTCGTAGCGGTCGGAAGAGCGGGTGGGCAGGGCAATCACTGGGCCAGTAATGACCGAAATTTTGGCTTTGGCCAGCTTGTCCGCTACTCTCCAGCCTTCAGCCACCCCGGTAAAGACCACGTTGGTGATTT includes these proteins:
- a CDS encoding DUF1553 domain-containing protein — encoded protein: MSKYTLLLAASLFLCYACSTELPPDLAAELKTLPSELDYNLHVKPILSDKCFACHGPDKAKQKAGLRLDIAEAAYARLEENPGKVAIAKGSLRRSEVFHRIISTDPEYLMPSPASHLSLSNREKAILIKWIKDGAEYQPHWAFVAPKKTEVPKVKKAGWVKNPIDNFIVQKLEEEKLAPSPEASKEILLRRLSLDLTGLPPTLTEIDAFLQDKSPKAYEKQVDRLLNSPHYGEKMAVDWLDLARFADSHGYTVDRLRDMSPYRDWVIQAFNANQKYDQFIQWQLAGDMMPKPSKDMIIATAFNRNHPQNMEGGIIEEEFQTEYVVDRTNTFGEAFMGLSLGCAKCHDHKYDPLSQQNYYEIFSFFNNVKEAGQISWNSAPPTPTLMLPTEKQEKIIRFIQKTIAEQEQKITQLQAQSEPDFKQWLQSGAYQTLAKAKIPQNGLQAHYTFEDGDLKNSVNPKQIGIMKRETGMTGDKPDFVATNSGKALKMEGDVYLDLNEVGVFRKSEPFSIGIKVNIPKGLKEGVIFHKSSAERLYNFRGYHLYLKNDRLEINMAHTAPSNAISRVSQQPVPRDRWIQLTLTYDGSSRAEGFKLYQDGQALAMETTMDQLYKDIIFNSNPELGLQIGAWWRGLGFKGGQVDDIMVYQRELTPFEVEILAQKQSWPSIVSKKHQQLSAKEVAILQAYYQNSVSPGLLAAQKALQISRTQLSDSSAQVEELMVMQEMTKPKKTFLLQRGNYDMSGKEVFPNTPSAILPFPNNLPKNRLGLAQWLCLPEHPLTARVAVNRFWQNFFGAGLVKTTEDFGNQGELPSHLALLDWLALSFVESGWDIKALNKLIVMSATYRQSSKVNKNLREKDPENRFLARGPAYRMSAEMIRDNALTASGLLNKKIGGKSIKPYQPQGLWEINSANYAQDTTDAVYRRSLYIVVKRSVPHPTLATFDAGSRSYCVVRRQKTNTPLQALVTLNDPTFLEASKVLGVQMCNMPDARKAIVEVYRRLTGRQPAADEVELLLGLQKKQREKFQQNPEKTRGWLNAGLYKVDPTLDVALLAANAVVANTILNSDATLTRR
- a CDS encoding ABC transporter permease; protein product: MIQHFFKLIWNKKRSNALLIVEILVAFLVLFGVMSLLTYNYQNYSKPLGFNYDNVWALNISTNQDTSGLAEKFERIFQRVLAYPEVQSASKTRGNTPFANNQSNRNVVYDKVTIQGDIYNTDERYANTLGIEVAEGRWYNASDLGAKYTPAVINRLAKDKLFGNENPLGKVIKLEGDERWKIVGIVENFKQRGEYQANTPAFFNMEKEVMGTILIKVKPGTDANFEAKLMRQIGGMQSEWTMEVSYLSNLRKSMNQQTAIPSLIFSIVCGFFLLNVALGLFGVLTLNIAKRKDEIGLRRALGATGKAITTHFVGEMWVIATLGVVVGVILAIQFPILNVFDLDSSVYIIGILLSVLTVYLLVTLCALYPSMQASRIQPATALHEE
- a CDS encoding ABC transporter permease, whose amino-acid sequence is MLLNYIKIAWKVLLRNPFYTFISLFGISFTLMILLVLSAFLDHLFGSHYPENHRDQSLYVQMTRMQDSSRQSSMTGPATYRFLEKNLSALRTPNTYGIFSMFKGANTYVDGKRIKLSIKYADGGFWEVTDFTFLEGKAFNESNFKNGDLVAVITDKIRDDYFGKGQSVVGKTMLVNGLKYRVMGVVAASPITRPVSYADVFLPFNSPKSEYESPGVNGSYMAIIIPKNKADMPVITKEFEQIVNRMPKPFMENGMKVYHLESRALTYLNNFTNQIFGNDQNEVFFMVVALFMVLFMALPAINLVNLNISRIIERSSEISVRKAFGAPSKTVLWQFVVENVFVTLIGAGIALIFAQIILMVFNRSALIPSSDLTINFTVFGLGILLALIFGLMSGVYPAWRMSKLKPAEALKNS
- a CDS encoding ABC transporter ATP-binding protein, which encodes MIKLSGIEKVYRTSSIETLALDNINVDIQPGEFVSIMGPSGCGKSTLLNIIGLLDEPSKGAVEINQRELKGYKDKELARIRNLEIGFIFQSFHLINDLSVLDNVEIPLLYRPGSGSNRRELAKEALEKVGLSNRMKHFPNQLSGGQKQRVAIARAIVGRPSIILADEPTGNLDSNMGNEILNILLQLNKEGTTIVMVTHDENMAKHTNRLIRLFDGRQVS
- a CDS encoding TolC family protein, whose protein sequence is MRPFITRLLFLIFWLMAYRSSVAQAPARALRLDAAVEMARGQSIWAKQAATQKETAYWRWRSFTSDFKPQLSLSGTLPSFTRSFVEVTQPDGNIAFLPVSFNNSSLNLALSQRITRTGGTVFAQKQLQRFDNFIQNSTLYNGIPMAIGISQPLSQFNLWKWDKQTEPLQYNESQQQYLESLEQVALDATVYYFNLLIAQVNLNIAETNLVSSDTLYKIATQKLALGKISQNDLLQLQLGVLNAQKDLASARQGAEVAQLQLKTHLSYRGEEKLDLAIPLPGPAFPVDAAKARQEALSNRADAIAFKRRLLEASRDLERAKSNNGFNATLTAAFGLSNRGNQPLDIYQKPQDREFIQLEFSIPIMDWGRSKSRTATAKANLQLAQQTVEQDKMSFEQEVYTQVTLMGMLQQQVNLTARADEIAAQRFQIAQDRFLLSDLSITDLSIAIQEKDRAKRDYILALRDYWRAYYTLRLLTLYDFEQNRKIQ
- a CDS encoding efflux RND transporter periplasmic adaptor subunit, encoding MDRELAPEIIRKQRFKGWGVALVVLLALGASYYLLNKVLRTQVRQSEVRVAVAETGNVENTLTASGEVIPAFEQVLTSPIRASVKQVLLSPGAAVRPGQQILILDKSLSLIELDKLKDQLELKRNSVEKLKFQLEKESLDADLDNQIKGLSINRQKTELEDTRRLHKIGGRTQEDISRAENALKISELEKDKLENQVRYNRQSKNTNIRESELQVRIEENGLKELQHKLKMADLVADRPGVLTWVNDKVGTTVNEGEMLAKIADLQSFRIEGSASDTYAEQVQIGLPVIVRINETDLRGMITQIKPSVENDVVQFSVQLDDAQNAALRPNMKVEIFVVTSRAKQSVRVANGPAFNGKKRQNIFVLENGLARRREIEVGLSNFDYVEIKNGIRPGEKVIVTDLSRFEHLREITLKP
- a CDS encoding type II toxin-antitoxin system VapC family toxin; amino-acid sequence: MKQAIIDTDTLSFFFRNKPEVVGKINEYLEFHGVINLSIVTYYEVLNGLLFKDAQKQFERFERFVELNQIIALNVEVAKKAAEIYADLRKKGQVIGHNDVLIAATAIVYDLVLVTNNTNHFSRIPALILDNWVQQ